ttattgtagcacatgattatACAATAGAGCtctttgtgcatattaagtaggcataaaagttaagggcattaatatgactctagaaggttaatatcagatgtgctcactaacaagatcaaaacaactttaaaggtaccaattgcaacttgaatcgtaagtctctcaaccgttttttgggtgtaagttcccgtataggtaaggaacgagttcccgtcgtcattgggacgggtttcttggagtttccttcgacgggaacgcggaaacgcgtttccgtcgaagaaacgtgggcatagttgaaggttcctgcaactaaggacCAGCCTCTAGGATCCATTGACATCCATCTTAATGGCATTCCGACAGTTGCTGAACTCCTCAGTTGCGGCAGTCTCAATCCCCTTGAGCCTCTCATAACTCTTTCTACTACACTGAAATCACCTAGTTGTATGCATGCCATGCTGCCAATTAATGAGTACGAAACCTCATGTCCGCCCAAGGTCTCCTCCTATCATATGTCAGGTTGAACACAGAGACAAGAGAGGCACAAAAGAACTCGTGCTTCATCTTGTCCACTTTCTCTGTAATCAGCTGAGGCCTAAGAGGAAGCATTGAGCGCATCCATCACCAAAGCTTGGGGTCCCATGCCAATATAATTTCTAGCCATAGTTTGTGCCCAGATTATGCAAAGCCAAACCCAGGGAAACTTGAGATAGTTTCTGTCAGATTTTCGTTTCGAAGTTCTCTTTGCTTGTGCGCCTGTTCATTTTTTTACCTTCTGTTGCATTTATAGAGAGTTGAATCCCTGCATTACTGCTTAAATTGAGGAAGTATGCATCTGCGTATCAGCGTCGGCATAGATCAAATGGAAGAAAATTAAATGCATAACCAATAGAACTTATTTCTTTGCAGGAATGGGATGAGCGATGATTTGTTTATGTTTAAGacttttatttttgtctcttttgCAGACGGTATTTTTTCCTGATCACATTTAGATCCTACCTGTACTGCACTTCTGCGACCAAGATGCAGTTCTCCTCCTGGATGGATGCAAGGCCTGAACTTGGTCATCTCTGTAATAACCTTAGGATTGACAAATGATTTCAGACATACATCTATGCCTTTCAAAACATAGTTATGTACAGCCAATGATGTCTGTTGCTCTCTATCTTTGTCTCTTAGTAGATGTGTCGGTATTTATAGATGGAGAGCTATAAAAACACATAGGTATGCGTACACGGGGCTACAGAGGGAAGCTAGATATTACAGGGTCCTTGCACTCACGTACCCCCAGTACAAGGATGCATTCAAATAGATGCATTCAGAATCATTATTGTTTAGTTTGTAAATTGGTTTATGCTATGTGATTACATAAAGCCAGCCCCTCATGTTGTCAAAATCTCTATGGGTTGATTCTCAAGGACCACTGTTATGTGCATAGTAGTAAAATTATTGTATAGTGAAGCATTAAAAAGCGTATTCAAGCCTCTCATACTCCAGCTCATAAGCCCATCGGTTAGAGTTAATCTTTATGTAGTAAAACAAATAACAGATCTCCCTTTCTCGTTGTCGTCCAAGAATACAGGACTTTTTAATGTGAATGTTATTATTGATGGAGCAATATACAGTGACCCATTTGGATAGTCTACGATGTGTTAAACTTGTATGGCTCTAAGCAAATGATGTGCCATCAGCAATCAAATAATGTGGTAACTGTCTGGCAAACCGCTGCCTAAAATGTTACAGCATACCTATATGTGATCACCCAGACGACGTTGTATCCAGTGTTGCTTAACACATGCCCATTTAAACAAGTTATTTCTGTGTTACACGAGACTTTATTTTGATAACTCACTTGCCCGAGCGAGttcttattttgataacttgGAGCATCCATATTTGACACTTTTTGTTCACTTTGGAGtcagattttttttctgaaaaattcagataacaagttttttttttgcatttcctGGGCTGTCCAAAATTGTTTGGACGGTTTGAATGCACCAAATGAACCGAACTGATCCGAAGCGAATGAATGGGATCAGGCTTTTGGACGGTATGGATGCACAAAATAAACCGAACTTATCCGAAGCAAATGAACGGGATCCGGCCCCGTATTTTACCAAGTTTTGGTGTACGTGCTTTTAATGGATATCCTATGCTTGAAAAGTCAAAACAGTTTATTTTGTGTACTTTTACACGTGTAAATAGTGTAACGGTGTACTCTCTATGAATTTACCGGGCCCACCTAGCGAAAATAATTCACCGCAACCGCAATCCTCAATTGACATCTGGCAAAGAAATTGCTGATTTGTCACAATTTCTCCTATGTTTTGCTTGTATATAATGAGTACATGATACGTACGTGGTTATTATTATTGTactccattttttaaaaatgcatttctaattttttttctttacaaacAACATAAGCAATGATCTACTGTattctttatttagttttaggtgTTGATCTATTCTCAGTTTTCACTCAAATTTTTGGTCTTATGTCATCTCACTTAGGGCCGTAAATGAGCTGAATCGAGCCCAATATTAGAATATTTAAGtttgtttgtttagttttttagCGAACTCGAGCCGAATTTAAAGAAAATTTGACGAGCCAAGCTTGTCTAGATTTGAGTCAAACAAGAAGTTGTTAACGAGTCAATAATATTAAATATGTATGCTCTCATACAGGTTTAGATATGCAAATAAGGTTTTGAGTATGCACATAAATACGttcatacatatataaaatgataaaaatatatacataaattaggttttagtaattgtaaacgaTTATACTTGTATAAGTTCTAAAATTATCAGTAAATACATACGAAGTACAAATTATATAAGTTCAtattgtgggcacacgccccaaaaattcTATTTTCTGTGCATAAATTCGGGTGTGCCCTTCTTGGGAAGCACGGCGAAAcgcttacaattcagagtcgccactcgggttttgcggtatgcacccaaggaaccgaacttgaaacgtttgctacgttggttgattttgaaaaggcatagactggtccgtcgtcaccttcgatatctgaggttcgggagccaggttacgagaggggaagggttttatggcacccctctcgcccaatccggagatcggtctttacttgggcattttgtaaaacatttgcgtTTTTCTATCATTAATCGTTTTTTAGctagttagggcgggggaacaattaaaggggattaaaactgtaacaagtttgcATTTATGGCAAAGTATGATGGATTGAAGCaatgaatatagattgagaacaagcacctgtaagcattttaaacaaactggaacacGTTGTCCCGGAATGACGCGCGCAGGAGAAAACCTGTATGCATTGGCTAGGCCACTGCATACAGAAGTAACCTGCGTACGTAGCCGTaggactggcgtgcgccggtaaatctAAGTTCACAGCTCCTACTCTCagccctctgggctctggaaaagacCAGTGCatacccaggacaaaccacacagttagtATAGCAGCATACATACGGTTACAGACAGCATAAATGATTCCAAGGAGAAAAAATAGACAacacaccccataaacagtgtgggaacaTAAACAAAGGCCAGAATTTAGCTATCATGCAAGGGCCAGCTACTGGACCCATTgcaactgtcgtacgccagtccaaATACCCCATACGCCAGTTACACTATTTAGTCAGTGCTTGACTTTGCATGatttgggctctggaacacgaccagaaggatcccagaggccttttaaagcAGAAATAACGAAAGATAACTACACAGCTCTAAAAATatggaaagcaataaactggttctTGACATCCATAAAGGTGATAAGAtaagaaataaaacaagaaaaggaagatcggtgatccccacgccagtggtgcacatacagccatgactggcgtacagCTTGATGATACTGGCGTGCACCACGTGTCATCTGGCACGATCTTTAGatcttgctagctttagggccatgACTAGTATTAATTACTAGCCTTAACCCTGCCAGCACCCCTCAGAGGTCAGAACAGGAAGATAACAAAAGTTGGTATATCTTTGGTTTTGAGGTTGATGGGGTGCTTTTGAGCTTGAGTTTGTGGTTTGATGGATGGATGATGAATGATCTAGGTACTGTGGTATGGAGAGGAAGGTTCCCTACTTACTCTTCCAAgtgatgaaagaaaaaaaagcaaggaaaacaaagaaaacaagagagagaaagacctCCACTCTTAATGGTGGTTAATCAttgtgaaccccttgcatataaatgaaAGGAGGGTATTTATAGCCCAAGGGAGGACTGAAGAGGGCAGTAATCAGTTGGGTTAAAGGCTGGTTAGGTTAaggagggagcctcccatgaattaaatgcatgggactaggtaggggtgtaaacgagccgatcttcagcgagctcgagctcgagctcggctcgtttacttaacgagccaaaactcgagctcgagctcggctcgagccttaacgagcagagcccttaatgagccgagcttagtcatttattaaacgagcctcttttatcgagccgagcctcccttaacgagtcgagctccaCTCTGCTCGTTTAGTAAACTCGCCGAatactcgagctcgagctcggctcgtttactaaacgagtcgagcagagccttaacgagccgaggtCGCGAGTAGCTCGGCTCACTTACAGCCCTAGGACTAGGTGATGGAAGatgtaagagagagaggggagcaACCCTGCATGATTACAATCATCAGGGGACTGTAgactacgtcagggtggccacaaaagtctcgaGCACGTAGTTGAATAGTGACATTTGACTAATTTTGACCGGCGTACGCCAACATGGTACCTGCGTGCGCTAGtggtaactgagtcaacggttgatgactgacacgtggtaatttaccagcgcacgccagcacaatactggcgtaagcaagtatggttttgctgaggtcatttggttctggcttgaagggtttggACAAGGCTCAAcaaaggtttgaatgaggttcaggacgctcaaagctcagaCACACCAATAACCTCGGGAtgttcttgaccgtaatcatcattggagaatcaaagaccgtaagtaaactaatctggacagtccaaaatagagTGTCTACACATATAAATCAAGTTCACATAAATACGCTCATACAGATATAAAATGctacaaagaaaaaacatatatataaatttggttttttagtaattgtaaatGGTTAAACTTGTACAAGTTCTAAATTTTTTAggaaatacatatataaatttgTACATATACAAATTATATAAGTTACTACTAAATCAAGTTCAATATAAAATTCTCatgatatatgtatattttaGGTTTGCGAGTTTGATCGAGCCGAATACTACAAGGTttaggttcggctcatttatgaaacaaGCCTAAAATTAAGGCTCAATTTTGGTTtatttagtagacgaatcgaatTGGAACAAGCCTTTATCGAATCGAACCTCAAATAGTTCACcaacggctcagttcatttacaaccCTACACCCCCATATACTAATATTAGAGTTCTCGCATGTACATGCCGGATAACCTTACCAACATTAATTTAATGCCTTGAGTTTCTATCATTGTTGGCCTCCATCCTTAGAGATTCGCGATTGCTAATAGTGATACAAATAAGCATAACATTAGACACATAATTCTTCAATATGGTCTTCACTCACGCTCTCAATCCTCACATTTTCGCATCTGCACTAGCCTGCGTATTATGTGACTTATGTCAAACATCCAATCATCACTAACTCGAAATCAATTCACTAAACATTGGAGTACCTAATTGCTGAAACTCAAACTTTAAGAATGTTAATCAGGTGTAAACAATTTTATCATACACAATTACTTTATTTGTCGCGAGTGGATTTTGCGAGTGATGTCAAGTTAAAAAAGGTTGGTTGGGATTGATTACGCATATGTAAATTCATGAAAATATTACGTCGTGTGATTTAGATTAAGTGTGTAGTCAACATAGATTGATTGTGATATGGTGTGATAACTGAAAGTTTAGAATTTACAATAAGTGCAAATGGTTAAACTCTGTCGTTGGAACTGAGTAGTAGTATAtattccctccatcccataatattttgtctttttggggAATCTAATTCTTTAAGAAACAACATCattgtaaacaaaaaattattcaatttcATAAGATATCATTGATGTGacatttttttatcggcaatttGATGTGACATTAAAATCAAAACTTAAAATAGTATTTCTATGGTGGTTGTGACCTAAAAGAAAACGCAATACAAGAAATGTTCTTTTAATCATACCAGTTGAAAAGTTAAAATGGATATATATTTTGGGACATACAAAAATGGATGGACCTAGAAAAGGAGACGGAGAGAATATAAAGGTTGCCATTGCTGTTACATTTATAAGTCTTGtgcgtttgatttgaaaaaggcacAATTAAAAGGAGTAATTTGTGACAAGGATCAAATTCCAGGGTTTTCTTTATAATCATCGCCGCATATATCCATTTTTTACGCAATCAGGACCAGCCCAGAATCACGCAggtctgtctgtctctctctctctctctctctctgcatgcTTTTATGCTTAATTTAAATGCCTATGCAttgtttggatttgaatttgaaattttttttaaaaaatagcagggataataagtggagagagatagaaaaaaaaatgttgaaagtagagaAATCCACGATGAATTTAGggaaaagaatttgaaaaattctttttaagttgcAAAGGGAACAAAGCATTATATTATATGTTTGGGGCCTAGCTAGTAAATGATCACTCCTTGAAAGAGTATAAATCGAGCAGTTCCTTTCGAGGCTTCtacccagggccggccctgcttAATACGTTTGTGATCAAGTGGTGTATTCTCATAATTGGAGTATGTGTTATCTCTGTGAATCCCGAGAAAATCTCTTAATGATAAATAGCTTCAGgatgcattttttgttttgaatcttATATAGACAAGTCTATTCactgtttttatttgtttgagtgGTTATTTTTTGTATACTGTTGGTTTGATGTAATCAGAAGTTTGGTTCAGTTCTGATTGATCTTACTAGTTAATCGATGAAGTAAGCTATGTATGTCCTCTTTTCCAGATTCTGAAATAGTTGTCACTGATGTCTGAAATCCTTACATTGGAGACTCATAAGTCTCAATGAAGTTAACGTTCTAATGTCGTGCCAATTGTAGTAGTACAGAAAGCgcattcatctctctctctctctctgttgtcGCTCTTACTTTATAAGGATTTTTATTTCAATGTGGCCTCCTCAACATACGCTACCCTTCTCCAGCGTCAACAAACATCATTCAAATGGAAAGCAAAGGCACTGGTGTCATGAGGAAACGTGTCAAGCTAACTGTATGTCCAGTTGTGTTGATTCTTCACCTTTTTTgaggaaggaaaaaataaaggagAAGAAAGAATTGCTATTTGGAGTTTTGTACAGGTTATATCTGATCTATTATGGTGATTAGGTGGAAGACACAGTACCAATTGAAGGAGGAAAAGCTCTTGATGAGATTGTTGAAGAAGAAACTGGCATCCATCCTGTGGTATCTGAGCAGATGGAGCTTGAAATCGGTCACATtcttgaaaagatcaatcgctTTACTCAGCTGGTAACTATGCTGAATTATCTTTCTCACGAGATAGAGCATGTCATAATCCCAAACAACCCAATAAATATGTCAAGTTTGAGGTCATACCATGTATATGGCTACAGTATCTTCTTTTTAGGCCGAGTTACCACTTCTGGCAAGCTTTATCTTGTTGTCTTACTGTTAATTTGCAATCACACAGGTATCCGAGTTACTTGAATCAGGGAAGTCACTTCTAAAGGAGCTCAGTAATGAATTTGAAGAACGTGTGATTTTGTGAGCACTCAATTGCAATCTAGGATTGAAATCATTAGagatgagatttttttttacatgtttTCGAACTTTCTGTCTGCAGAGTACACAAGGAACAGATAGACAAATGGCAGGAGGAGATCAAGGAATTGCGTATGCTTGATGCTTCAAATGAGGATGTCAATGCTCTTTTGCACAATGCTCAATATCTGCTTCAAAATGTTCATTCTGATTCCTGAAGGTAAATTAAATGATTATGATCACCTCAAACATGTTAGCACTAATTTAGTGATTGTGGTTCAGACATCTTTAGCTCTATGATTTAAGCACTTGTTTAGTGATTCTGGTTAATTCTCTCATGGCATGGTTCAAGCACCTTTACCTAAATGCAAAACCTTCTCAAGGTAGTTCAGTCCAGATAATTTCTCTGCCTTAAGGGAATGCTACTGACCAATTCTTTACTGGTTGTTTTATGTTTTGTGCAGTTAGGACAATGATGCTTGCATAGGATGGCTTATTTTCTAACGCAAATAGTGGTAAATGTTTACTAGTTCAAACAACAAATTGCAAGGATTTAGGTTTGAAGCATTTGTTCGGTAGAACTCATACgtgagttttcttttctttgcctTTTCTTACTTCAAAATCTGTTGTTGACTGCTCTATGAAGAACCAGACAGATTCAATTGATTGGTACTTTGGTGGTTACCTACTGACGCCTTAATCAGATGCTTAAACCTGTTAAATCTTCCTCTCGTTTAAGATCCATTTGGTATCTGCTTTGGTGAGCACCTTATGAGTTTTTCACAACACAGGTAGGCTATATTCTAAATATTTTGGATCTTCTGTGAAGGAATTTCCAGGCCTGAAAAGAATTCGTTTCATATTTATGGCTCCCTTAATCTCTTGGATcttctccaaaaaaatttatgtttagCTTACAAATATATTGTCCAACGTGCAACTGGTTGTCTTATTTGTCAGTTCATATCTTGCTTTTTTGGCAATTAGCCATGTCAGGTCCCTTCTTATAATCATGTGTTTCTCAAATTGGAAATGCACCTGTCAATCGCACAGAAATGAAACATCAATTACCTTCCATGCattgcaattttttattgattgatcCCTACCACTGAAAAACCCACTTTTTCAGGAGTtgttcactttttcttttttttaaaattaacttATGCTATAGTTTTGCTTAGGTACTAGATATATTCGTATCAAAGAAACCTGTAACCTTTTTGTGAGATGTATTGATAAAAAGTACTAAAATTGTAATTAGGACTTAAGGCTAATGCTAGGCTGATGCTGTTTTCTACATTTTTGTCTGTAATTTTGTCTAATCATACTTCCATATCCACTAATCTGAATCTGTTAAATTTAGCACCTCATCGTGTTTTCTGGTTCTGGTCCCTGGTATGAATCCGGAATAGATTGCTGAACTTGAGTAGCGtgttgtttgtgtttgtttcacCTGGCACTTGGTAACATGTGATACTGGAAAAAGGAATTAACAGCACATGCGGTTTTCGGAACTCTCTTAGTGAATTACCCTTATCGACCATGAATGGCCCTGGTATGTGCATGTCCACATGAAAGATCACA
The sequence above is a segment of the Rhododendron vialii isolate Sample 1 chromosome 13a, ASM3025357v1 genome. Coding sequences within it:
- the LOC131314435 gene encoding uncharacterized protein LOC131314435, with amino-acid sequence MESKGTGVMRKRVKLTVEDTVPIEGGKALDEIVEEETGIHPVVSEQMELEIGHILEKINRFTQLVSELLESGKSLLKELSNEFEERVILVHKEQIDKWQEEIKELRMLDASNEDVNALLHNAQYLLQNVHSDS